The sequence GAGTCAGCtggcgatcgactcctctcggtGTGAGCTTTCTTTTGGCGACAGCGGTGACGCGAATGGTGGCCAGAGATGGAAGTtcacggtggagagagaaagtgggtGGCAGCCGCGTTTTCCAGCTTTTCCGACAAGCTCTGGCggggatggatgatcggaggataATATCCGGACTCCCcttagctcaagcttcgcaatggcaccggtttcgggGCAATCAGACCCcttttgcaaatcgacggccgagatcgtctgtAAATCTCTTCGGACGATCGAGGGTCGGATCGGGAGATCAGAAGTGgagatcgtcatcagcgcgtcgtttcgagtcaGTTGGTGTGTTTGGATCGTCGATCaaactccggcggctggaggcgagtcaaccaagcgatcaagcgtctcggtaattctctgaccgttgattttagaattctttggtaaagttatatgtttattgaattgtgttgaatgttagaaaatattgtgtattaaaatatttgtttgtcggactgcctgCCTTAGGTTGTGTCTTATGATGTGTGGCAGAGTCGGAAaattagtgaagtcttggggacccaactcccgttaaaataaattgttgaatatttgaagtgttttctggcaggtactggacccgttttacggagGGTAAATGTCCATATtataggggaggttctgccgaattttcagtagaatttacccgagtcgagattcttagacagtcagtcctagggatctagacctagggttaattgtcaactGTTTCAgcgttattgataaattattttttgtgatTAGATAAATTCGTCAGTTCCGCTCGCTCCATCTGAGgtatcggagcagagctaggaggtcgtcaaagctgtgagttaaagtcatatatctgcttacGTGTGTCATGCTAATATTTTACATTATATCTCTGAtcaaatgattaatattttgactATTTAGTTATGTACTGTTTATACATGTTTCATTTCCGCATTATGATTTTCATTGATTTTGtcttgactcgggatgggacggcagtagaataTACTATTTTGATGAGTGCACTGGTATGAATccgagagtgatggaaaaaggataaattggtaaatttaaaaaggtaagTTAGGACTTGCCCTAGTCGAGCGTCGTTCtctaggcttagtagagtgtgtttgccgaagtaaaggtccttggtcgagcattgctctttgggcgccggcttatttggaaacctaagtgaccagactagagttaaggaccctggtcgagtttcgctctctgggcgccagtcttattggagtaagagagtcGAAAAGCTAAGAGTATTAGTGATAATTAGTGGCTGAactagatttaaggaccctggtcgaacTTCGATCTCTGGGCGCCAattctgttagaatgagaaagtcaagatgttagtgttgagAGTAGGATTCTACTGAGGTATCCCGTCCCGTTGTATAtgaagattatatttttattttttttatttaagcatggcatgacacgaaTATTGTTGCATGACATAAGGTTTatttccaaataaataaatgtgttattgaagtgttcgaaattatttttttgagatatatgattttaactcactcccaagactgatagtctcaattttactgttttttagATCCGTGATTGTTAGACTTCCCACAGCTTttatctagtaacccgactcctttatcatcgggtgatgtaacTGACTTAGTatgttaaattgtaaaattcttagattctccgcagtagaaataatagacttgtcaattataaattattgtagttttcaggtcttgcctaattcttctggcagaccgaattcaATATGTGGAATGTAATGGTTAAGAAATTGTGACATCAGTAATATTAGATAAGATTTAATggagttagtgagtgtcaggcttactacgggattcggtggccttacgcttacccattctctagtgccggtcatgggcccacagatcggatCATGATATTAGATAAGGAagttttagtataataaataaactataaagaataatttatatattacactAAAAATCAGAAGCAAATAGCATAAAATCAAATCTAGTTAACTgttgtttataaaaattctaatgaaagaagtttttagtataatattataaaatagaaagataaaaaatatatatttttaaatatcagaaaataactaGTATAATATGGATACATACAAGagacaaataataattatctcCTAAACTCTTAACTTTAGTTACTATAGTATATATAcgttataatatttaatattataaacatactttatataatttgattattttttataggaataaattatttctattaactaaaaatgagtatattttagtcaaatatattaaaaatataaaaccattatttaatttagaaataaaaaactaaaaaaccaaaaccgaattaaatatctattttgCTTCCTAAATTTGGTTCAATGTAGTATTTCGAGAAACTTCGAACTTTCAGTTTTTTTTGGTTCGGTTCAAAGGCGGAACCAACCATTTGCTCAACTAAGTTTGGGTATGTTACAGAAATGGGACTCGAGATCTTGACTGTGGTAACTGGACTTGGAACAAAACCGATGAGACAACACAAACAAAATGAAGTAGAGCtcaccaaaaaagaaaaatagaccTCACCCACTTTGTAGTCTATCTCAATATACCAAAGTCCAAAGACTTGTTTTGCATGGCCCCATTCCAGAGAAACCCAGTTACCCTCTTCTCCAAATATTTCATAAATGTAACTAGCTTATTGGGTGCAtcctccttttctttatttgcatggtttttgtgattttgttttcatttaaaGTGTTCTCATATCATATTCAAcgagaaattaatttttgtatagaTTAGTGCGCTATAAACGGAAATTTTTTTCAACAATGagattatttttaactaaaagatatttttaaatttttaaatttttaaatttatacctataaatttaattagtgaaTTTGAGTAAGggtttaatttttcttttttacttattactttttaaaaagatattccAAAATTCAGTCAGCTTGCTATTGGAGCCACACCATATTCGTGAGTTTGTAATTTTCTCGCTCCTTTTTAACTTTCCAAGAGAAggtttttgaaaagaaagaaaaaagaaaaaacatctCTAGGAACTGCAGCCTTGACCCCGATGGATGGGGATTTGTATTGGGTATATCTGTGTGGATAGAGAAAACTTGCAGACAAACCAATCTCCACTGTTTAATTTAATGGAGAAAATCTAACCTCACATCACAAGCCACCTACAACAGCAGCAATATTTAACTCACGTGAAGCCATCTCAGCTGCCTCTCACATGCCCACAACAGAACAGGAAAAGAAAcaagcaaaaaagaaatgacCCGCTATTTCAAATTGTATAGCAACTAGAaacctttttcttattttcttctgtATGCCCTTTCCTTTAATTTTTGGTCACCCTTTATCAAAATCTTCAgcttttgcttcttttctttatctttctttcttttctttctttctttctctgtcCCTATGGGTTGTTGTGATGTGTATGTTGGCAGTGGCAGCAGCAAATCTTGTTGCAGTGTTGTATTAAGACATTATGGGTGTCTTGCAATATTTTGTTTAGTGTTGTTGTTAGAGACCCAGATAGCAACTTCAGCTTTGATAATGAGCATGAGGAACCACCACAAGAAGCACAACAACAGAAGACCAATGCTGCAAGCTAATCAGAGCACCTGTGCATTGTTTGTGGGCACTTGGGTTAAAGATGACACTTACCCTCTTTACCAATCTTCACATTGTCCAGTTATTGACCCTCAATTTAATTGCCAAATGTACGGCCGACCTGACTCTGATTACCTCAAGTATAGATGGCAGCCTCTCAATTGTGAGCTCCCAAGGTAACAAATTGGCAGTGCTTGCTTTACATGTGggtttctttatttattgattgattgttgatagttgataatatatatgtataaataggTTCAATGGGGTGGAATTTTTGCTCAAAATGAAAGGCAAAACAGTGATGTTTGTTGGTGACTCCCTTGGGAGGAATCAATGGGAGTCTCtgatttgtttgattttagCGACTGTGCCTTCAACAGCTGCTACCCAAATGAGCAGAGGAGATCCTTTCTCCATCTTCAAGTTCTTggtattgtttttcttttctttttattattctctcaaggaagaaaagaagcaaCTAATGTTGTGATGGCATAGCAATTGGGAGCCTCCAATAATGTCATATTCACTAGCTGGCATGCACTTTATTAGGGCTATGTATCATTGAGTTTGAGTCTCTATCCTGTTGAGTCATTAATTCAGTGAAGGTGATTGATTATATTCATGGGTTCTTAGTTACTTTTGATATTTAGCGTGTTTTTAGTTCAATTGTTTGGCATCCTGTTGATTGTTAAAATGAGTAGCtttagaattattttgttctaatagtttttctttttaaattttttataaattatttttaccaaGTGtcttaaactaattaatttttttttgtaaaatacattttaaattttaaaaattaaaaataacaaatcgTTTACAACTATGTAAATTGCTGACTCTTATTATTAGGATGATTATAAATAACAAGATAAcataagttaattaaaaatcaataagatattcaatattttaaaattattattatattttaaaaatattaacattttaaactattttaagTGATTTCGCAATAAagttttaaagttttaaattttataaatataataaatataaaaattatgtaaagaactttattaattatatataatattaataccaaaaaaataaattaatatactatcttttattattttttcgaaaagtactattttttattactaagAAGTGCCTTTTCATCCTAAATCGCAGACGTAGCATTTATTAATGCCAACTCACTTTTTTGGCCCActaaaatggaagaaaacaaTTTAGCAATGGAAGGAACATATACCCTATATGTTGGATGGAGTCTTAAGCTATAGTTTTTGAGTTGTAATTTAGGGAAACTCTTGTGTAGCTGGGATATGTACTcacttatatattaaaattataaatatttagtatatgttaattaattttaaagactaaaacatatatcaattatttaaaatataaaataactgtATGTATATCTCATTTCACTATTAGTCATAATACATAAGTAAAAGTTTCgcataatttatataatattcatgTGATTTGGCAGGATTATGGAGTGTCCATAGCGTATTACAAAGCTCCATATTTAGTAGATATAGATGTGGTGCAAGGGAAAAGAATCCTAAAGTTGGAGGACATTTCGGGCAACGCAAATGCGTGGAGACACGCAGATGTTTTGTTGTTTAACACTGGTCATTGGTGGAATCATCAAGGCTCTCTTCAAGGGTTGGTATTgtaccttttttcttttacttttagcTTGCGCAAAAGAATAGACAAACCGAATCAACTAAAATcgaattaaaaagattaagtTAGTTGAATCGGTggatctattttttattattatttttgttcttaAAGAATTTGATTAATTGGTCGATTAGGATTCTTAATTCGAAACCAACACGGTTAATCAAATCACCtagtttttgtattttattaattttatgttttttatataattataaaaccttaattatatatcatgttctaaaaatatatttttgaaatttaataatatatatatttgaaatataatttattaaaataattcttcaAATTGTTACCATTTAACCAAATACTGGTTAATTGATCTTATTTTCTGAGTCAACCAACCAATTTTTAACCCAACAGTTTTTAACTTTTAGTTCTGTATTTagttcaaaaaataaaataaaatcaaaatgattattattactttttttcttatggtATGGTTTTATTCCTTAATTACtgtacaaataaataaacaaatgttcataattttataaagtccaaaaaaaagaaaagtaaatttgtttgtttaaatGATGAAAAAGGGACTTGTTGCAGGTGGGATTACATGGAATCAGGAGGCACATATTACCAAGATATGGATCGTTTGGTTGCTTTGGAGAAAGCATTAAGAACATGGGCCAATTGGATCGATTCCAATATTGACACTTCTGCTACTACCCTCTTTTTTCAATCCATCTCTCCCACACATTACGAGTAAGCAGTAACtaccctctctctctctctttctctctacATTTTGTGTATTGTGCCATACGATACCATATGCTACTTTTCACCTCATGGCTTCAAACACTAAATATTCGGTCTAATCTTTACCTATAATCTGGGTAACTAGTGGACCCAATAAGTGTTGCAAGAGGAAATTTCTCGCCTCAACATTAGTCCAAAAGACTACAGGACACGTATTAGTAATTTCTCCAATTTTACTTGTAAACTGGGTAACTAGGAGGACTAATAAGGTTTTGAAAGATGAAATTTCTTCTCTAAATTAAGTTCGAATGgataataaatacatattagtggattttaatttaagacgtattttataaattctataagtaaagaaaaatcaatggATGAAAAACAGATTAATGCATCGGTCcataaatcaaaattcatCTAAAAGTTTAGAAAAGTCTAATAAATCTACCGACATGCTTCAATGCCTTATCACATGCACTGCCATTCACATGTGTCGGTGGTAACGCTGAGTCAAAGGACTTTTGCCCTTTTGCTACCAATGGCCATCACGAATTGCAGGCTTATGTCTGTTTGTttggttttaattttcttattttatttcttttagttattattttattttatttatttttaaatgttgaaCAGGAGggagaatttatatttttaatttttagaatattttagattaatttatatttttatatttattattattcatattttaaattaaaatcaataagaattactttcttttacttaaatataatgaatatataaaatatcatttattattgttagaagttgtatttatctCACATTCTTCGGTTATTGGgctattataatatatataagtggACTAGGCACATTCTTCCTTGGAACTAGCTTTTGGGATGGGTTCTATCCAAGTCCATTTATCATGGTATCAAAGTCAGCATTTTCTCTACGATGATAGGTTTTTGGTTCCGACCCGTTTGTATGTCACGCTAAGCGTGAGGGAGGatgttagaagttgtatttatttcatatcGCTTGGTTACTAGgctattataatatatataagtggATTGGACACCCTCTTCCTTTAAGCTAGCTTTTAAAATGAGTTCTACCCAAatctatttatcaattacttttatatatatatatatatatatatatatatatatatatatatatatataatatattaagaaataaaactaaatattgttcagttttatttaattgaaacaCTTCAAAAGCGAATTGATCCAACTAAAGGTTTTTCAGTTTTCATTAATCTTGGCATGTGATATTTAGATAATTAGTCTTACTGGCGAAACTATAAATTAGCTTAGGaacattattatttcttttataaatagagctaaaataaaagtattaaagaTGATATTAACGagaataattatgatattgtgattaatataaaatatagtaatatatgaaaattaaaataaataactaaaaatacatgactgaaattaaattaaataataagagtAGAGCtataagtataaaattttcaggaggcaatattttttttaacaaaatctAAACTTCACAGGAGATATTTGTagttaagaaaaattttaggGGACTCTGTCCCCCTCAGTCATCTATTTAGTCTTTCCCCGCCCTATTCTAACActtgatttaataatttaatattaacgagtcaatttttatatttttttacgactgttattattattgtaattataaaatattaatataaattaaattataataaaatttaagattatttttgatattttataataataaattaaatatttttgatacctttcttaagtattttttatattttaaaaaactctATTAGTGcaacaatataaaattatattaaaaatacctATTAATTGGCttttatgatataaattaatactataaatataattaatattactttttaaattaaagattatataattaaaaattaatttattagttaatattatattaaaaatataatttaaaattttattttctaaaattacaatCATTGGTTaataagaaaagtaatttgttagttaaacattaaaaatataattaaaattttattttcaagattagaatcattatttaaatagaaatataacttaataaataaattagtagaaaaattataaaattacataataagcTTTAATATCACGTGTCAAAagtaaatatacatgtcaaaacaaaaattctaTGTGTCAAAATATGTGAGAcatgtcaaaaatattttatatctcaaaacttaatatatatatatatatatatatatatatatatatatatagatatagagATATAGATAAatgcatttcttttattcatttagtaatttgGTCTGTtagttttaagaaatttttttatctaggCTTGGTGTATgtttttacttataaattcAAACCAATAGATGATCGATCcaatattcattagttttaaataatatatagtatGTGTCAATCATCCAATATTGAAGTGTAAAACACTCATATATATCAGTCACTCTCTTATTAATTGTGGTGTACATACTAAGCCTATGTAAGAAtttctttagttttaaatatgaaataattacaaaaatagtgGTGAACTTGTTAAGATTTGACaattaagtatttaaacttttaaaagttacaTTTTGATTTGTGAATCTAGTAAATGTTTATAATTGAGtgtattttaagattttagatCCGCAACTActattaactttttatatatactcaATTGTAAACATTTACTAGGTTCACATATTAATTTGTggcttttaaaagtttaaacacGCGATTgtcaa is a genomic window of Ricinus communis isolate WT05 ecotype wild-type chromosome 2, ASM1957865v1, whole genome shotgun sequence containing:
- the LOC8286039 gene encoding protein PMR5 → MGCCDVYVGSGSSKSCCSVVLRHYGCLAIFCLVLLLETQIATSALIMSMRNHHKKHNNRRPMLQANQSTCALFVGTWVKDDTYPLYQSSHCPVIDPQFNCQMYGRPDSDYLKYRWQPLNCELPRFNGVEFLLKMKGKTVMFVGDSLGRNQWESLICLILATVPSTAATQMSRGDPFSIFKFLDYGVSIAYYKAPYLVDIDVVQGKRILKLEDISGNANAWRHADVLLFNTGHWWNHQGSLQGWDYMESGGTYYQDMDRLVALEKALRTWANWIDSNIDTSATTLFFQSISPTHYDPNEWSAGAAVTTTRNCYGETTPMSGTMNPGAYPDQMRVVDNVIRHMQTPTYLLDITMLSELRKDCHPSIYSGDLSADQRANPGRSADCSHWCLPGLPDTWNQLFYTALFF